Genomic DNA from Deltaproteobacteria bacterium CG11_big_fil_rev_8_21_14_0_20_49_13:
AAGTGTTTTTTCCTTCATTATACCTAAAATTTTTCTATACTATTCTAAACCACCATGTTAGAATGGTTCTATGAAAATAAACCGCAACATAATCAAAAGGTTAGAAGCGGAATTATCGGAACCGAAGATCTCGATTCTGCTTGGGGCGAGGCAGGTCGGAAAGACAACGCTATTGCATGACATCGAGGAGATAGCCCAAAAAGATGGCAAAAAAACCGCATTCTATGATCTGGAATCAAGCGCTGACCTGATGAAGCTGTCCGGCGATCAACAATCTGTCATCGATCAGATCCTGTCAGGCGGCGATGTCGTTTTTATCGACGAATTCCATTATCTGAAAAACGCTTCGAAGATTTTTAAGGCCATATACGATCAAAAGGCACCGGTAAAGATATTTGCGACAGGTTCATCGTCGATGGAGATTCACAAACACTTGAAGGAAAGCCTTGCGGGTCGGTTTTATAGAACGATGATCTTTCCGTTGACCCTTTCTGAGATAGAGCAGATTCCAAAGACAAACATCGGCGATTATTTGCAGTGGGGAGGGCTTCCTGAACTTGCTCACTGCAAAACAGATGATCAGAGATCAAACATCCTAGAAAATATTGTCAGCACCTACATAACAAAGGATATAAAAAGTTTGATCAGGGAAGAAAATATTCGCGGTTTCAATACCATGCTCTATCTGCTTGCGTCCAATCAGGGCTCTCTGGTTGTAAAATCGGAAATAGCAAGAGAGGTAGGGATCAGCGAGCCAACAGTTTCAAGGCATCTGGAAATACTGAAACAAACTTATGTATGCCACATGCTAAACAGTTTCTCAGGCAACCTTGGAAACGAGTTGAAGAAATCCATTAAATCGTATTTTTTCGATATCGGAATTAGAAATTGCCTAGTAAAGGATTTTAGACTGTTTACTGCTAGAGAAGACAAGGGAACACTAAATGAGACATTTGTTTTCCTACACATGTACAGGCAACTTAAGCCGAATATGGAAATCAGATTTTGGCGAACCAAAAAAGGAGAAGAGGTCGACTTTATTTTGATCAAAAACAGGGTACCGGTACCGGTTGAAGTGAAATCGAATTTAAAAGACTGTTCAATCCCATCGGGTATGAAGGCTTTTTTGCGAGCGTATCCGAAATCGCCCTTTGGGATCGTATTTAATGAAACACAAGAAAACACCTGTGAATTTGAAGGAAAGCCAATATATTTTCAAAACATCAGCAAAGCCGAATCAGTTGAATATTTACAGACAGTTTTATAAGGTTCTACTATTGCGCCTTAAGGAGCGCCAATATTTGTCATACATGCTCAATTTTAACCTTTCGTGGCGCATTTATACTTTGCACACTGTGCCCCTGATAGTCGAAGCCATATCCCTTTAATGATATATATGTGGGTTTTGAAAACTGTAGCCAAAGTCGGGTTTGAAAAGTGAAAGAGCAGATTTAGCTTGAACATTTTATGCGAGTAAGTATATAAGGACCGCAAAGGTAATGAAAATGAATATGTTACGGATCACATCGCATCTACCGCATAGCCATCACAAGAATGGAGGCGGAGTGGTCCATTAAGTTTTTGTATAAACGGTTAACATGGCCCACCCGCTAAATGTGGGCTTTTTATTTTCTGCATTGAAGCCCACCTCAACTGGTGGGTTTTTTATTTTTTAACGAGGAGGTGTCTTATGGGGTTTGTCCCCAGATCACATAGGTATTCAAAAAATTGTTTAGGAACCTCTGAAAAATTGAATTATTTACCATTCGTCCTGAGCGTGTCGAAGGACGAGCTCTTACATTTCAACACTTTGACCGTTTATGGTTCGACAAGCTCACCACGAACGGTCAATTTTTCAGAGGTTCCTTTAATGAGTTATTGTTAACCAAAAAAATAGGGAGAATAAAATGACAACAAAAAATAGAATCGAAGTATCCAATTTTAAGAGCGATATTATGACAATTCCTTCAGATCCACAGGTAGAGCCAATGTGTCGATTCGGTAACCAGCTTAAGCTGGAGAACGAAGTCCTTACGATCAAAGTTGCTTCCGAGGCATGGAAATCGCGCTACTATTCGATGTGTGAATGGACTACAGCCAAAATAGACATGAACGGACTAATGACGTACGACAACGGCAGGCAACTATATTTTTCAAATCGGGAACGTGTCCTCTTCTTCGATGAAAAATGCCCAACACTTCCATCAAAGAGAGACTTCTTGTTCAGAGTGATAGTTGCCGGCATAGAATCGGCTGCCTACAAACTGAGGAAAGAAGGACGTCAAGAGAATGCATCCTTACTTAATCAACTCAGCAAAATACTCGCTACTGATTTGCTAAAAGCCATCTGTGTTGATTAACTTCTGGCTGAGGGGCGGTGGGGCATTACGCTCCACCGCTTACTCTTTATATAGCATCACGCCGCCAGATTGAACTCTATCGTATCATAAGGAACAATAGGAGTCTTCACTTCGCGCCCTGAGACCTGTGTCGTCCTGACCTTGATAGCTCCAACTTCTTCGAAGAAAAGAATAACCTTATTTAAATTAGACACGTCTATCTTGATAATCTTGGCTAGTTCGTAGATAGACTTTGGCTTAAAAACCAAAATGTATTTTAAGATGTAGATGTTTTTCACAAAACGATCAAAGTCATTTTTGCTGTCAAAACTGATTTCGTAGTGAGGTTCAGCAGCTTTCTTTTTTTTAGCCCTTTTAAAGGCTTTTGCAAAATCATCGAGAACTTCATCGGATGTCTTTAATGATATAATTAAGCGCTTCATATCTTCACCTCCATGTTTATTAAAACCAGTTTTTTAAAGTCCTTTATCAGTTTTTTTTCATCAATGTATTCATACGACAATTCCTGATCGTTTATATGTATATGAGGCCCCTTTGGATGATGATTATCCATAAGGACTTGTTTTCCAGTTTTAGGTTCAGTCAATATGAGCCCGTATTTCACGCCTTCCGGATACCTTGCAGATTTACTCACATCGTAAATCTCCATTTCCAACATGTAAACGGGCCTTGTGCCAGTAGACCAATGTCGCTTTCATATTGGTTGAATAATACCAATATTGCGGTGGAATGTCGAGTATAATTTTGCTTACGACTTCGATTTACAATACGTCGGTATTTATTCATAACTACCGACATTATGTAACCCTGATATCAATATCGACATAAATCGGTTCTACTATGGGGTTCGCGTAGTGACTGACTGGGAGCGCAAAAATGGCGGTGACCCTTTAGGGTTGCCGCCATTTTTTTGCTTTTGGGTTCGAACGTCCGCCAAAGGCGGACCTGTTCGACGACCGAGGCCGGGTACCCGCCAAGCGGGTGGCCGAGGAAGTACCCGAAGACGAGAGCCGGAGGGTGCCCCCGCAGGGAGCGCTGAATGACAACTCGTCAAACCCTCGTCCTGATGTATGAGGGACGGTGGTTCGCGAGAGTCATTATTCTACTGGTCGCGCAGGACGCAAGCTCTCTGTTTCGCCACTTCTGAAAATCACGTCAGAACTAACTCGGAACCCTGATTGACCGTCTGAACCCTAAGGGTTCGACCCCTCGACGCGTTTACCTTCGGTGAACTTGCTCGGTATAGGTTGGGTCCTTCCTTAGGATTCCGGAGTATCTGAGGAACGACCCATACCCGTGCCATCGTGGACAAAGTGGAATATGTTTTACGGGGGGGGAGGTCACAAGAAAGTCGATTAATTCTGCCAATAGGGAATAAAACCACACCGGTAACTGGTCAGCGAATATCAGCTTTCAGCCATGAATGAGGGAATTTGTCCTTGGAAAAGCCCGCGCAGCGCCTCTGTTGGGCTCACGTCGTTTTTTCTGCAGGTTGATAGAAAGCTGCGCACTCGGCAAAAAACCCTGGCGCCATCCATCGAACGGAAACAACCCGAAATCTTTTGCTGCACCTTGGTCATTCTCAAATCATTCTCACCCTGATTATTTGTGAAGGGCACAATAGCTTCGGTCATGAAACGCAGGGTGTCCGATTCGAAGTCTCTTAACCGTTCGAGCAAGTTGCGAGAAAATGTTTTCTTCTGCCGCCCGCGTTTTCCTGATTCCCTGGGCATTGGCAAAGGACATTCCTTATCTCCCTGCATCAGGATCTCCCTATATTGCTCGCAATAACCTGCGATCGTTTCTTTTGAAAGCACCCCGTTTGCGGCTGCCACCACCCTATTGAGATCGAGCAGCAGCTGTTTCAAGTGCCCCACCCACAAGTGATTATCTTCTTCGATCACTCGTGTGAGCTCCCGAAGATGATGTGCATTGCAGAGCACGTGGACGACATCCTTATACCTATAATAGGATTTCCAATGATCATGACAGAGATAGCCTGTGTAAAAGGGAAGCACGCCCATGCGGTCCATCGCCTCCTTCCCACGTTTTTCATCAGCATGATACAACGTGACCTGCCCTTTCGAAAGATTGTGGAGCCAGACCTTCTTGCCGCCAATGTTGATCCCCGTCTCGTCTGCATGATTGAGAGGGGATTTTAAAAGTTTTTCGCGGGCCCACGCCTCAAATGGTTCAAGCCGCTTAAAGGCATCCTCGTTGAAATTCGAGATTGAGCCCTTGGAAATTGTCAGCCCGACTTGATCCGTAAAATGATTCTGCACTCGCAGGAGCGGAATCAATTGAAACTGTGAGAGATATACCGACTCTGCCTTTACCCCAAAACCGTATTGGACAGCCTTGGTAACACCTTCGGGAAATGTCGCAACGTACCGATTTCCACAATCATCTTCCAATGCCTCAGCTCTATATTCAGTGACATGCAATTTGACCTGCACATCAAAGACTTGCCGGCTTTCGTATCCAGCGTTCCGGTAGTTTTTCTTTTCGCCTGGAAGTGTGCGCCGATCAATAGAGAGTTCTGTAATAGTATCCTGCGTGTCTATCTTTGTCAGCGTGCAGCCATCGTGCCCCGCTTGTCCGCCGGGCTTTCGCTTTTGATCATCTCCTTCGGTCTTTGCTTTCCGCAATCGATTCGGATCCTGCGACGGTGGCTTATGACTGTTGCGGCTGTTGCGCCCCATACGACTTGCCAGGATGGAAACTAGAAGCATGACAACTTCAATGGCGGCACGAAGGGCTGGGGAAATATCCTTCTCTTCTTTCAATAGGCGCCCAACCTTTTCGAGAGCCTCTTCAATATTGATGTGCTCAACAACCATACCCCCTTACACCACAGCTTTTGAATACTGGTTTTGAAGCCCATATTTCGCTCTCAGAAGGCGAAAATAACTAAGACAGGGCGCAATGTCGATGCTGGCTTTTGTGTTGAAGGGGAGTCGTCTGTGCTCGCTTTAGGGAGCATGCAAATGCGATGTTCAAAAAACAAAATCCAATGACGTTTCCCCTGCAAAACCATGTCAAGCTATTTCTGCTTCACATCATAAATAAATTCGCTGACCAGTTACCATAATCAATAAAATACTGACATCGCCTATAATGAACTTTCAATAAAACTCTCCTTTTCTTTATCGTCATGGGGCTTCCTGAAAATAAATAAATGCTCATGCATAATGAGATAGAAGTCGTATTTTTCAACCATAGACCGCCATTTGGGTGTTGTCTGACAGTTGTGCTGAACCTTTATGATATCCTCTTTAAGTATAAACCCATTAGTTAAGAAAAGTCGCATCAGGTTGTAGGCAATGGGTACAAAGTGGCGCTTCCTTCTAGTGTCACCAATAAGGATACCGCAGTAGCGATCGGGCTTAAGAACTCGATAAAACTCTCTCACCGCAGGTTCAAATACCATTAAAAATTTTTTGAGACTGCCTATGTTTGAAACGTCATCCGCGATTTTACCTTCGGAATACTTGATTATATTAAGATAAGGGGGATGAGTTACAATCAGGTCAATCGAGTTATCAGTAATTCCCTTAAGGCTTCTAGCATCCCCCACATAACAGTCTTGTTTGGAATTATTATCAGCCTTGAATTTTAAGTTCTCATTAGTCAGTTTTACTGCGGCGGGATTAATGTCTATACCTATGGCATTCCGATTAAGAAGTTTGGCCTCAATAAGGGTTGTCCCAGCGCCAACCATAGGGTCCAGTATAAGATCGCTCTCCTTCGTAAATTTTAAGATCACATTACGAGGTATTTGGGGCGCCCAGTTACCCCTATATTTTGGATTGTGTGTGGCCCATGAGCCCCGCTTAGGGAAAGACCAGACAGTAGTGGTTTCATTTTCAAAGGATTCTTCAGAATTGTCATTCATAAACCGTCAACCACTATTCTTTCCAACACACCATTTTCAAGCATGGCAAGAGAAAGGAGGTAGTCGTTGTTGTTAAACGTTTCCAGTAAAGGCCGATGCGTTGTTCTCCATCCAACACCATCAGTGACCCAGATGAACTTATAACTCGCGTTCTTAATAGTATTATTAAGCTGTTTATATTCTCCGGCGGTGGCTTTAAGTTTAGAGCCACCCCCGCCATAATAGTTTGTCTCTATAAGGTAGAGATCCTTCAAGCTCTTAATGACAAAATCATAACGCCTTGATGATTTATCAACGGGCACACTCACTCCGAACCTGTCCATAATTTCAGTAGCGTTGGCTTCCTTAAGGTACTTCAAGCCATGTCTTTTACAGATATCGGCGATAAAGAATTCTGTAACGTCTTCCATAGCATGTCCAGAACGATTTTTACGACCATTACTATCCAGACCCGCTTCGACACCGATTACGTAATCAACTACGTTTTTGATCCTCT
This window encodes:
- a CDS encoding IS66 family transposase produces the protein MVVEHINIEEALEKVGRLLKEEKDISPALRAAIEVVMLLVSILASRMGRNSRNSHKPPSQDPNRLRKAKTEGDDQKRKPGGQAGHDGCTLTKIDTQDTITELSIDRRTLPGEKKNYRNAGYESRQVFDVQVKLHVTEYRAEALEDDCGNRYVATFPEGVTKAVQYGFGVKAESVYLSQFQLIPLLRVQNHFTDQVGLTISKGSISNFNEDAFKRLEPFEAWAREKLLKSPLNHADETGINIGGKKVWLHNLSKGQVTLYHADEKRGKEAMDRMGVLPFYTGYLCHDHWKSYYRYKDVVHVLCNAHHLRELTRVIEEDNHLWVGHLKQLLLDLNRVVAAANGVLSKETIAGYCEQYREILMQGDKECPLPMPRESGKRGRQKKTFSRNLLERLRDFESDTLRFMTEAIVPFTNNQGENDLRMTKVQQKISGCFRSMDGARVFCRVRSFLSTCRKNDVSPTEALRGLFQGQIPSFMAES
- a CDS encoding restriction endonuclease yields the protein MKYLEIYNELLKCGDADSVFRYVIDNLKPSLLVWSYFVNWDKVFGNVKDVEVNLNILNYLIGKSDFEKELEYLLKNHPAVASTIPLLVVRDGSNTKNFSILADYSKKRFVYEEYNFDITSVTESDIKKIITFVDKSGLKRLFTEKRIKNVVDYVIGVEAGLDSNGRKNRSGHAMEDVTEFFIADICKRHGLKYLKEANATEIMDRFGVSVPVDKSSRRYDFVIKSLKDLYLIETNYYGGGGSKLKATAGEYKQLNNTIKNASYKFIWVTDGVGWRTTHRPLLETFNNNDYLLSLAMLENGVLERIVVDGL
- a CDS encoding site-specific DNA-methyltransferase, translated to MNDNSEESFENETTTVWSFPKRGSWATHNPKYRGNWAPQIPRNVILKFTKESDLILDPMVGAGTTLIEAKLLNRNAIGIDINPAAVKLTNENLKFKADNNSKQDCYVGDARSLKGITDNSIDLIVTHPPYLNIIKYSEGKIADDVSNIGSLKKFLMVFEPAVREFYRVLKPDRYCGILIGDTRRKRHFVPIAYNLMRLFLTNGFILKEDIIKVQHNCQTTPKWRSMVEKYDFYLIMHEHLFIFRKPHDDKEKESFIESSL